A DNA window from Bradyrhizobium barranii subsp. barranii contains the following coding sequences:
- a CDS encoding catalase, giving the protein MSLFPSGTATPASIVEAQKAVLGHPPKARASFAKGRCVRGTYIPSDRADEVTKSRSFTTPSRVLARFSVDGGPHESETRDLALRGFSFRLGNDEHRSDILTQSAPVHYARTLDQMLAFLTSRMPGRDGRPDLEKIKAFSTANPDTLRQANYIAAHPPPPSFAGTTYWAVHAFPATNSKGETQFIKFKVVPVGSELAAIGGKARATSADVLHDDLKGRIATRDIRFSLMALLGRPDDPTQDVTIRWPDEDSREAVRLGTIVITAIEADETCDTSGFDPANLAEGIGYPPDEIFVARRAAYANSLAQRR; this is encoded by the coding sequence ATGTCCCTGTTCCCGAGCGGCACCGCCACACCCGCCTCCATTGTCGAGGCTCAGAAGGCCGTTCTGGGTCATCCACCCAAGGCACGCGCGAGCTTTGCCAAGGGCCGCTGCGTCCGGGGGACCTACATCCCTTCGGATCGGGCCGACGAGGTCACGAAGTCGCGGAGCTTCACAACACCATCGCGCGTGCTGGCGCGCTTCTCGGTGGACGGCGGTCCCCACGAATCCGAGACCAGGGATCTCGCGCTGCGCGGCTTCAGCTTCAGGCTCGGCAACGACGAGCATCGCTCCGACATCCTCACACAGAGCGCTCCGGTTCATTATGCGAGGACGCTCGATCAAATGCTGGCATTCCTCACCTCGCGCATGCCCGGTCGCGACGGCAGGCCGGACCTGGAGAAGATCAAGGCCTTCTCCACCGCCAATCCCGATACGCTGCGTCAGGCGAACTACATCGCCGCGCATCCGCCTCCCCCGAGTTTTGCCGGCACGACCTACTGGGCCGTCCACGCCTTCCCCGCAACGAATTCGAAGGGCGAGACGCAGTTCATCAAATTCAAGGTCGTCCCGGTCGGTAGCGAGCTTGCGGCGATCGGGGGCAAGGCCAGGGCGACGTCCGCCGACGTCCTGCACGACGATCTCAAAGGAAGGATCGCAACGCGCGATATCCGGTTCAGCCTGATGGCGCTGCTCGGCCGTCCCGACGACCCGACGCAGGACGTCACGATCCGGTGGCCGGATGAGGACAGCCGGGAAGCCGTACGGCTCGGAACGATCGTGATCACCGCGATCGAAGCCGACGAGACGTGCGATACTTCCGGCTTCGATCCGGCAAATCTTGCGGAGGGCATCGGTTATCCGCCGGATGAGATCTTCGTGGCGCGACGCGCCGCCTACGCCAATTCACTGGCGCAGCGCCGCTGA
- a CDS encoding helix-turn-helix transcriptional regulator, with the protein MDKPILHDPLGALLAAPGARHSDSPNVERRRADVEMARILKTAPLQMASDPSNGGIAHWKHGALHDVVEPMTDHVIMTYPTGVQRLERRAGKSVAIGTARSGVVTIIPAGSSARWDIPGPVDVVQLYLPHATLERVAREADAPIPGDLLERTGHLDPVTSGLLMSGADVLEGNAVLDALFRQRLTDIIATRILAAHIGEPTAIEPIIGGLAPQALRRAIERLRSDSDSDVSLAALASDAGLSRFHFCRAFKESTGLSPHSWLRQHRLEQAMNTLRDTEIPIATVAAELGYASQTAFAAAFRRLTGETPSDWRRRMR; encoded by the coding sequence ATGGACAAGCCAATCCTGCACGATCCTTTGGGGGCTCTGCTTGCCGCACCCGGTGCGCGCCACAGCGACTCGCCGAACGTCGAGCGGCGGCGTGCCGATGTGGAGATGGCGCGCATCCTGAAGACCGCGCCGCTGCAGATGGCTTCAGACCCCTCCAATGGCGGCATCGCGCATTGGAAGCACGGCGCTCTGCACGACGTCGTCGAGCCCATGACCGACCACGTCATCATGACGTACCCCACAGGCGTTCAGCGCCTGGAGCGACGCGCCGGAAAATCGGTTGCGATTGGAACGGCCCGTTCCGGAGTCGTGACGATCATCCCGGCTGGTTCGAGCGCCAGATGGGATATTCCCGGTCCTGTCGATGTCGTCCAGCTGTATCTTCCGCACGCAACGCTCGAACGCGTCGCCCGCGAAGCCGACGCGCCCATTCCCGGTGATCTTCTGGAGCGAACCGGGCATCTCGACCCTGTCACATCCGGACTGCTGATGAGCGGGGCGGATGTGTTGGAGGGCAACGCGGTTCTGGATGCACTCTTCAGGCAGCGACTGACCGATATCATCGCCACGCGCATCCTGGCCGCGCACATCGGCGAGCCGACCGCCATCGAGCCGATCATAGGCGGGCTGGCTCCCCAAGCTCTGCGACGCGCGATCGAACGCTTGCGTTCGGACAGCGATTCCGACGTCTCTCTTGCGGCGCTCGCTTCGGACGCCGGCCTGTCTCGCTTCCACTTCTGTCGTGCTTTCAAGGAAAGCACCGGTCTTTCGCCGCATAGCTGGCTGCGCCAGCACCGGCTCGAGCAGGCCATGAACACGCTGCGCGACACCGAAATCCCGATCGCCACGGTGGCGGCTGAGCTTGGCTATGCCTCTCAAACCGCCTTTGCCGCCGCGTTCAGGCGATTGACGGGAGAAACGCCGAGCGATTGGCGACGTCGCATGCGCTAA
- a CDS encoding helix-turn-helix domain-containing protein, giving the protein MALAGTFGQRVKRQLSLADAPPSLITRSRRGVDVAVTETLNSEPVEGLCGSLADDAYLVSLKLQDYPDCELWEHGKCFTRTDVRAGTTYLYDLRHDPRFVIDKPFHSVHFYLPRLTLDGIAREARTPPIGDLACRYGFGHDDEIMRHVGALMLEGLRRPAEANQLFIDHMMLAFTAHIAQTYGGWQRVADAARGGLSPWQVRRACEGLDSDLGGTLSLQQIAAEFGLSVSHFSRAFRISTGLPPHQWLLRQRVKAAKQLMTLRDVPLSEIAISVGFANQSHLTKVFSAQVGVSPAAWRREALGIRDSET; this is encoded by the coding sequence ATGGCACTGGCGGGCACCTTCGGACAGAGGGTCAAGCGGCAGTTGAGCCTGGCGGATGCGCCGCCTTCGCTGATCACGCGGTCGCGGCGAGGCGTCGACGTTGCGGTCACCGAAACCCTGAACAGTGAGCCGGTAGAGGGTCTTTGCGGCTCGCTTGCCGACGACGCCTATCTCGTCAGCCTGAAGCTGCAGGATTATCCTGACTGCGAGCTCTGGGAGCACGGCAAGTGCTTCACGAGGACGGACGTCAGGGCCGGTACGACCTATCTGTACGATCTCCGGCACGATCCGCGCTTCGTCATCGACAAGCCGTTCCATTCCGTCCATTTCTATCTTCCACGTCTGACGCTCGACGGAATCGCGCGAGAAGCCCGCACGCCGCCCATTGGCGACCTCGCGTGCCGGTATGGTTTCGGCCATGACGACGAGATCATGCGCCATGTCGGCGCCCTGATGTTGGAAGGACTGCGTCGTCCGGCGGAGGCCAACCAGCTCTTCATCGACCACATGATGCTCGCGTTCACGGCCCACATTGCCCAGACCTATGGCGGATGGCAGCGCGTCGCGGATGCGGCCCGGGGCGGTCTTTCCCCATGGCAGGTGAGGCGAGCCTGCGAAGGGCTCGACTCGGATCTCGGCGGGACGCTTTCACTGCAACAGATCGCGGCCGAGTTTGGTCTCTCGGTTAGCCATTTTTCCCGCGCGTTTCGAATCTCGACCGGCCTCCCGCCTCATCAGTGGCTGCTCCGCCAGCGTGTGAAGGCGGCAAAGCAGTTGATGACCCTGCGCGACGTGCCGCTGTCCGAGATTGCGATCTCGGTCGGGTTCGCCAATCAAAGCCATTTGACGAAGGTGTTCTCGGCGCAGGTGGGCGTCAGCCCGGCGGCATGGCGCCGCGAAGCGCTTGGCATCAGGGACAGCGAGACGTGA
- a CDS encoding helix-turn-helix domain-containing protein, with amino-acid sequence MSKPISHNSARENPPAASEPSQGQSSTTGRRAANAEMARVLHTEPFRVALDSSGAGIAHWKHEPLHDVVEPMSHHVIMAYNGAVQHMERRSGRSVAIGTFRRGAVIIIPEGSSSRWDIPKPVDVVQLYLPHATLKRVADEAASGTSSELLERTAHPDPITSRLILSAVNTLESNAALDTLFRHQLIDLLAMRLLVAHTGSQAPFQPTIGGLSPKVLARAIERLRSDSDTDVSLDALASDAGLSRFHFCRAFKESTGLSPHAWLRQYRLEQAMNLLRDTDASIALVAAELGYASQTAFAAAFKRLNGETPSDWRRRVR; translated from the coding sequence ATGAGCAAACCGATCTCGCACAATTCTGCGCGTGAAAATCCTCCGGCCGCATCCGAGCCAAGCCAAGGCCAGTCGTCGACGACCGGGCGGCGTGCCGCTAATGCCGAGATGGCGCGTGTGCTCCACACCGAACCATTTCGCGTGGCATTGGACTCCTCCGGTGCCGGGATCGCCCACTGGAAACACGAACCCTTGCACGACGTCGTCGAGCCCATGAGCCACCACGTCATCATGGCCTACAACGGCGCGGTGCAGCACATGGAGCGGCGCTCAGGACGGTCGGTTGCGATTGGAACGTTTCGTCGCGGGGCTGTGATCATCATTCCCGAAGGATCGAGCTCCCGATGGGATATTCCGAAGCCCGTCGACGTCGTTCAGCTCTATCTCCCCCACGCAACGCTGAAACGCGTCGCCGACGAAGCCGCGAGCGGCACATCGAGCGAACTCCTGGAGCGAACGGCGCATCCTGATCCCATTACGTCCCGTTTGATCCTGAGCGCGGTCAACACGCTGGAGAGCAATGCGGCCCTGGACACGCTGTTCAGGCATCAGTTGATCGACCTCCTGGCGATGCGTCTCCTGGTTGCTCATACCGGCTCGCAAGCCCCATTCCAGCCGACCATCGGTGGGCTTTCGCCCAAGGTCCTGGCCCGTGCCATCGAGCGCTTGCGCTCGGACAGCGATACCGACGTCTCCCTCGATGCCCTCGCCTCCGATGCCGGCCTGTCGCGTTTCCACTTCTGCCGCGCATTCAAGGAAAGCACCGGGCTCTCGCCTCACGCCTGGCTGCGCCAATACCGACTCGAGCAGGCCATGAACCTGCTTCGCGATACCGACGCATCGATCGCCCTGGTTGCGGCAGAGCTTGGTTATGCCTCGCAAACGGCCTTCGCCGCGGCGTTCAAGCGATTGAACGGCGAAACGCCGAGCGATTGGCGACGACGCGTGCGTTAG